From Chlorogloeopsis sp. ULAP01, a single genomic window includes:
- a CDS encoding AraC family transcriptional regulator, which translates to MTITISQQAFWDLFVEIPETETKGDGLNPTVDERWNMFDTICHFPKELGQGFSGGIELRDGLYLEISEYQLYDDLIVKLPERQHPLEYSFYVTGYHQDNHFYISNGQNSLWGSGLAPKERFQSFKSEKIIDINVHIEPELFRFFMGKEKKQLPQELTHLVRKPHQEYYSRSGTTTPAMQVALQQILNCPYQGMMKRMYLESKVLELMVLLIEEDVSAHHGKNDTFSLKPDDIERIHYAKEILIRNLDNPPSLMELSRQVGLNDCTLKRGFRLVFGTTVFGYLHHHRLEQARKLLATGDTSISQAARSVGFASRSYFATAFRKKFGINPKEFLIANSRSCMELNELIG; encoded by the coding sequence ATGACAATCACAATTTCACAACAAGCTTTTTGGGATTTATTTGTAGAGATACCAGAAACGGAAACAAAGGGCGATGGGCTAAACCCCACCGTAGATGAACGTTGGAATATGTTTGACACCATTTGTCATTTCCCGAAAGAATTAGGTCAAGGATTTTCTGGTGGAATAGAACTACGGGATGGTTTATATTTAGAAATTTCAGAATATCAACTGTATGACGATCTAATTGTAAAACTCCCCGAACGACAACATCCTTTAGAATACAGCTTTTATGTAACAGGATATCACCAAGATAACCATTTTTATATCAGTAACGGACAAAACAGTTTGTGGGGTAGCGGTTTAGCACCAAAAGAGAGATTTCAATCATTTAAATCAGAAAAAATAATTGATATTAATGTTCACATCGAACCAGAGTTATTTCGCTTTTTTATGGGTAAAGAAAAAAAGCAGCTTCCGCAAGAATTAACTCACCTCGTCAGAAAACCTCATCAAGAATATTATTCTCGTTCCGGCACTACAACTCCAGCAATGCAAGTAGCATTACAGCAAATTTTAAATTGTCCCTACCAGGGAATGATGAAACGGATGTACCTAGAAAGTAAAGTTTTGGAACTAATGGTATTGCTAATTGAAGAAGATGTGTCCGCACATCATGGCAAAAATGATACTTTTTCATTAAAGCCTGATGATATAGAACGCATTCACTATGCCAAGGAAATTTTAATACGTAATTTAGATAATCCTCCTTCTTTAATGGAATTATCCAGACAAGTCGGCTTGAATGACTGTACCCTCAAAAGAGGCTTTCGTTTAGTGTTTGGTACAACAGTCTTCGGCTATTTACATCATCATAGATTAGAACAAGCACGCAAATTGTTAGCCACAGGAGACACAAGTATTTCTCAAGCAGCTCGTAGCGTCGGTTTTGCTAGTCGTAGTTATTTTGCCACTGCTTTTAGAAAAAAATTTGGCATCAATCCCAAAGAATTCTTAATAGCTAATTCACGCTCATGTATGGAACTGAATGAACTGATAGGGTAA
- a CDS encoding TonB-dependent receptor, which translates to MESRRSKEIISAGILLAFISLLVQPAVAKNELRNSTSQPQLLVQSYPPVSPLTKGRQKGGEVVKVTGVKVNSTDRGIEVILESTQTEVLKPVIKSEENNYIADIPNAVLALPEGKEFSAANPVQGIVSVSVTQADANTVRVTVTGEAGLPTAELFDSDEGLIFELAPVAEATQPPQNLTPPTAPLPLPRGGEGESETQPEQPTAESDEPIELVVTGEQDSYLVPTASTATKTDTLLRDIPQAIQVIPQQVLQDQQVRRLNEALRNAPSVIPDNSERSAFEGFTIRGFSNRNIIRNGLRDDTNITSNVITDNIEQIEVLRGPASVLFGQGGTGGTINIVTKQPQSIPFYSIEGTIGSFDTYGGSIDFTGPLNNDRTLLYRLNASIFRTDTFVDFFDTERYFIAPSLTWLMGKNTQLTLEAEYSQQRQPNDRGLPAVGTVLPNPNGKIPINRFIGEPFSEIDKNNRRPLRIGYDFEHRFNENWQIRNAFNFSYLSVEQNSLFPSALLEDNRTLERGLVISKFAQQAYNLDTNVVGNFKTGSVDHKLLFGIDLSRDVSYNEGRVFFRELGPIDIFNPIYRRDSAGADLEEIPNEPTISEGLGIYLQDQISLFDNLKLVLGGRFDIVTQTLENAQGETTSFQQDEAFSPRIGLVYQPTQAVSLYANYSRSFQQVTGTNLDRRLFEPERGTQYEVGMKVDWTKNLASTLALYQITRSNVLTSDPRDPNFSIQTGEQRSRGIELDITGEILPGWKIIGGYAYTDARVTKDNDISEGNRINNVPEHAFSLWSTYEIQTGNLQGLGFGLGLFYVGERQGDLDNSFSLPSYLRTDLALFYRRNNLRAALNVQNLFDNEYFEAGESDLRVFPGAPRTVKFTLGWQF; encoded by the coding sequence ATGGAGTCTCGGCGATCAAAAGAAATTATTTCAGCAGGAATTTTATTAGCATTTATCTCATTGCTTGTACAGCCAGCTGTTGCGAAAAATGAGTTGCGTAATTCCACTAGTCAACCACAATTGCTAGTGCAATCATACCCCCCTGTTTCCCCCCTTACCAAGGGGAGACAGAAGGGGGGTGAAGTTGTAAAGGTTACAGGTGTTAAAGTCAATTCCACAGATCGGGGTATTGAAGTCATCTTAGAAAGTACCCAAACGGAAGTACTTAAACCCGTGATTAAAAGCGAAGAAAATAACTATATTGCAGATATCCCCAACGCAGTTCTAGCACTACCAGAAGGTAAAGAATTTAGCGCTGCTAATCCCGTTCAAGGAATTGTATCTGTGAGTGTGACTCAAGCTGATGCTAATACTGTGCGGGTAACAGTGACGGGTGAGGCGGGTTTACCCACAGCAGAGTTATTTGACAGTGATGAAGGTTTGATTTTTGAACTTGCACCTGTTGCTGAAGCAACACAACCACCGCAGAACCTCACCCCGCCTACGGCACCCCTCCCCTTGCCAAGGGGAGGGGAAGGGGAAAGTGAAACACAACCAGAGCAACCAACGGCGGAGAGTGATGAGCCAATTGAATTGGTTGTGACAGGTGAACAAGACAGCTATCTAGTACCCACAGCCAGCACCGCAACTAAAACAGATACCCTCCTGCGTGACATACCCCAAGCAATTCAGGTGATTCCTCAACAAGTACTACAAGATCAACAAGTGAGGCGCTTGAATGAAGCTTTACGAAATGCACCAAGTGTTATACCCGATAACTCGGAACGTTCTGCTTTTGAAGGATTTACCATTCGTGGTTTTAGTAACCGCAATATCATTCGCAACGGTCTGAGAGACGATACTAACATCACAAGTAATGTTATCACTGATAATATTGAACAGATAGAGGTTTTGCGGGGGCCAGCTTCGGTTCTGTTTGGACAAGGTGGAACCGGAGGTACAATTAATATCGTCACGAAACAACCTCAAAGTATTCCTTTTTATTCAATTGAGGGAACCATCGGTAGTTTTGACACCTATGGTGGTTCTATAGATTTTACAGGCCCGTTAAATAATGACAGAACTTTACTGTATCGCTTGAACGCATCTATATTCCGGACAGACACATTTGTTGATTTTTTTGACACAGAGCGTTACTTTATTGCTCCCAGCTTAACTTGGTTGATGGGTAAAAACACGCAATTAACTTTAGAAGCTGAGTATTCACAGCAACGGCAACCAAACGATCGGGGTTTACCTGCTGTGGGTACAGTCTTACCCAACCCCAATGGTAAAATACCAATCAATCGTTTTATTGGTGAGCCTTTCTCTGAAATTGACAAAAATAATCGCCGTCCTTTGCGAATTGGCTATGATTTTGAACATCGTTTTAATGAAAACTGGCAAATACGTAATGCCTTTAATTTTTCATACCTGAGTGTAGAACAAAATTCTTTGTTTCCATCAGCACTTTTAGAAGATAATCGCACTCTCGAACGGGGTTTAGTTATTTCTAAATTTGCACAACAAGCTTATAATTTAGATACAAATGTTGTGGGCAATTTCAAAACAGGTAGTGTTGACCACAAGCTATTGTTTGGTATTGACCTGTCGAGAGATGTTTCTTATAACGAAGGCAGAGTCTTTTTTCGAGAACTTGGCCCCATAGATATTTTTAATCCCATTTATCGACGTGATAGTGCTGGTGCAGACCTTGAAGAAATTCCTAATGAACCTACAATATCTGAAGGTTTAGGAATTTATTTACAAGACCAGATTTCCTTATTCGACAATTTGAAATTAGTTCTAGGTGGAAGATTTGATATTGTCACCCAAACACTAGAAAATGCTCAAGGTGAAACTACTTCTTTTCAACAGGATGAAGCATTTAGTCCTCGTATTGGTCTTGTCTATCAACCAACTCAAGCAGTTTCTTTATATGCTAACTATAGCCGTTCTTTTCAACAGGTTACAGGAACAAATTTAGACAGAAGACTTTTTGAACCAGAACGGGGAACTCAGTATGAAGTTGGCATGAAAGTAGATTGGACAAAAAATCTTGCTTCAACTCTAGCTTTATATCAAATTACACGCTCTAATGTTCTCACATCCGATCCTAGAGATCCTAATTTTTCTATCCAGACAGGAGAACAAAGAAGTAGAGGAATTGAATTAGATATAACAGGTGAAATTTTACCAGGATGGAAAATAATTGGTGGCTATGCCTACACTGATGCACGAGTGACTAAGGACAATGATATTTCAGAAGGAAATCGGATCAACAATGTACCAGAACACGCTTTTAGCTTGTGGAGTACCTACGAAATCCAAACAGGAAATCTGCAAGGATTAGGATTTGGTTTAGGACTTTTTTATGTAGGAGAAAGACAAGGAGATTTAGACAATAGCTTTAGTTTACCAAGTTATTTACGTACTGATCTAGCCTTGTTTTACCGCAGAAATAACTTGCGAGCGGCTTTGAATGTGCAGAACTTGTTTGACAATGAATATTTTGAAGCAGGTGAAAGCGATCTGCGCGTTTTTCCTGGCGCACCCCGCACGGTAAAATTTACTTTGGGTTGGCAATTTTAA
- a CDS encoding ABC transporter ATP-binding protein, giving the protein MTSATKKLQGWKLLWQLICYKPKLYLIDTFFWILIMGLPALPGLIIREFFNSLTGEAQFGLSPWALIAFLLALNLGHIAAIFAGRITKTQHRFTMRSLLRRNLLERLLNNPHAQPMMASGETDKTVSPGEVISYFRDDAEQVEDNVAWVSEILGEGIFAIVCLVILLSVNVQMTLFVFLPLVGMIVIIQQTETRIKRYRIASRQATEKVTGILGEIFSSVQAIKVAGAEQNVLEYFRNLNDKRRQMVVKDSLLNAILNSLFQNMVNLGTGLILLMASFLMQSGVGKLTVGDFALFVYNLSFVTGFFNSLGRFIAFYKQTEVAFERMAALISGASADTLVAPKPLYIKDLGKSKKALPRLEQPLEHESDKPDGMASAYRLQTLKVSNLSYCYPSTTQGITDISFEIQRGSLTVITGRIGSGKTTLLQVLLGLLPKQSGEIYWNGNIVADPANFFVPPRSAYTPQIPQLFSYTLRENILLGLSKDDFDIETALKMAVFEQDLATMNQQLETLVGTKGVRLSGGQIQRVAAARMFVRQPELLVFDDLSSALDVETELILWSRIFANKNEQEQNNWIPTCLVVSHRRSVLRRADQILVIKAGRVVAQGNFDEILGDGQADWIF; this is encoded by the coding sequence ATGACATCAGCCACAAAAAAGCTACAAGGTTGGAAATTATTATGGCAATTGATTTGCTACAAACCAAAACTCTACTTGATTGACACTTTTTTCTGGATTTTGATTATGGGCTTACCTGCCCTACCTGGGTTAATCATCCGGGAATTTTTCAACAGTCTGACAGGCGAAGCTCAATTTGGTTTATCACCGTGGGCATTAATTGCTTTTTTGCTGGCTTTGAATTTGGGACATATAGCGGCGATATTTGCGGGGCGGATTACCAAAACCCAGCACCGTTTTACCATGAGATCATTGTTAAGACGGAATTTATTAGAACGCCTCTTAAATAATCCTCATGCACAACCGATGATGGCTAGTGGCGAAACTGACAAAACTGTATCACCGGGTGAGGTAATTAGTTATTTTCGTGATGATGCCGAGCAAGTAGAAGATAATGTAGCATGGGTATCAGAAATTCTGGGAGAAGGGATATTTGCGATCGTTTGTTTAGTAATTTTATTGAGTGTCAATGTGCAAATGACACTGTTCGTTTTTCTCCCGTTAGTAGGGATGATAGTAATTATCCAACAAACAGAAACTCGCATCAAGCGCTATCGCATAGCCAGCCGTCAGGCTACCGAAAAAGTGACAGGTATTTTAGGGGAAATATTTAGCTCGGTGCAAGCAATTAAAGTTGCTGGTGCAGAACAAAACGTGCTGGAGTATTTTCGCAATCTGAATGACAAGCGCCGTCAGATGGTGGTTAAAGACAGTCTACTAAATGCCATTCTCAATTCACTATTTCAAAATATGGTAAATTTAGGGACAGGTTTAATTTTACTGATGGCTTCTTTTTTAATGCAAAGTGGTGTTGGGAAGCTAACAGTTGGGGATTTTGCTTTATTTGTCTATAACCTTTCATTTGTAACTGGTTTTTTTAATTCTTTAGGCAGATTTATAGCTTTTTACAAGCAAACAGAAGTTGCCTTTGAACGCATGGCTGCTTTAATTTCTGGTGCATCAGCAGATACTTTAGTAGCCCCTAAACCTCTGTATATTAAAGATTTAGGCAAATCTAAAAAAGCTCTGCCCCGATTAGAGCAACCTTTGGAGCATGAGAGCGATAAGCCTGACGGCATGGCTAGCGCTTACCGCCTACAAACCTTAAAAGTATCTAATTTAAGTTATTGCTATCCAAGCACTACTCAAGGAATTACAGATATTAGCTTTGAGATTCAGCGTGGTAGTTTAACTGTAATTACTGGTCGAATTGGTTCTGGTAAAACTACATTATTGCAGGTTTTATTAGGATTATTACCCAAACAAAGTGGGGAAATTTACTGGAATGGGAACATAGTTGCAGATCCTGCCAATTTTTTTGTTCCACCTCGAAGTGCTTATACTCCCCAAATCCCTCAACTTTTTAGCTACACTTTGAGAGAAAATATTCTGCTGGGCTTGTCTAAAGATGATTTTGATATCGAAACAGCTCTAAAAATGGCTGTGTTTGAACAAGATTTAGCAACTATGAATCAACAACTAGAAACTTTAGTAGGTACAAAAGGTGTTCGACTTTCTGGTGGACAAATACAGCGAGTTGCAGCAGCCAGAATGTTTGTACGCCAACCTGAATTACTTGTATTTGATGATCTTTCTAGTGCTTTGGATGTAGAAACAGAATTAATATTATGGTCGCGGATTTTTGCCAATAAAAATGAACAGGAACAAAACAATTGGATACCAACCTGTCTTGTAGTGTCGCATCGACGTTCTGTTTTACGTCGTGCTGACCAAATTCTTGTGATCAAAGCTGGTAGAGTTGTAGCGCAAGGAAATTTTGATGAGATTTTAGGAGATGGGCAAGCTGATTGGATTTTTTAG
- a CDS encoding MFS transporter, producing MPQQPNPASMRNFIIVWLGQLVSTIGSSMTSFAIEIWAWEITGKATTLTLVGFFSLLPSIIITPISGVIVDRFNRKLLMMVGDTVAVFTTIIILLLHLTNNLQIWHFYLTGAIVGTFNQFQSLAYSSSVSLMIPKQHYTRASSLEFLSGYGSNIIAPALAGYLYTVIGFLGIWLIDIFTFAIAIGSLLLVTIPQPSPTTENETIVDIWQDLGFGWRYITTHKSLLALLVVNLLFWLPHDIGDSLYAPMILSRTDNNTLVLGSLASAAGFGGVTGAIIVSTWGGFRRKIKGVLLGMIGAGLSKIVFGLGRTPWVWIPAQFCSSLNFPLNGSSDTAIWLAKVPPNVQGRVFAARSLILQLASAVGYLIAGPLADRVFTPALQSGGFLVGILGELFGTGTGAGIALLYVMCAVCMLLVGWAGFSVRVLRDVETIVPDHHLEHT from the coding sequence ATGCCACAACAACCAAACCCCGCCAGTATGCGTAATTTTATAATTGTTTGGCTTGGTCAGCTAGTTTCTACCATTGGTAGCAGCATGACTAGCTTTGCGATTGAAATTTGGGCATGGGAAATTACAGGTAAAGCAACTACCCTCACTCTGGTAGGTTTTTTTAGTTTACTTCCCAGTATTATCATTACCCCTATCAGTGGTGTAATTGTAGACAGATTTAACCGCAAACTTTTAATGATGGTGGGTGATACAGTTGCTGTCTTCACAACAATTATCATTCTGCTACTTCATCTCACCAATAATTTACAAATTTGGCACTTTTACCTTACAGGTGCGATTGTCGGAACTTTTAATCAATTCCAGTCTTTGGCGTACTCGTCATCAGTATCGCTGATGATTCCCAAACAACACTATACCCGCGCTAGTAGTCTAGAATTTTTGTCTGGTTACGGTAGCAATATTATCGCACCTGCGTTGGCTGGATATCTTTATACAGTCATTGGTTTTCTCGGAATTTGGCTGATTGATATCTTTACTTTTGCGATCGCTATTGGCAGTTTATTGTTAGTTACTATTCCTCAACCATCACCAACCACAGAAAATGAAACAATAGTCGATATTTGGCAAGATTTGGGATTTGGTTGGCGCTACATTACTACTCACAAAAGTTTACTGGCACTGTTAGTAGTTAACTTATTATTTTGGCTACCCCATGACATTGGAGATTCCCTATACGCACCGATGATTTTGTCACGGACAGATAATAATACCTTAGTGCTGGGTAGCTTGGCTTCTGCTGCTGGTTTTGGTGGTGTGACAGGAGCCATAATTGTGAGCACGTGGGGTGGTTTTAGACGGAAAATTAAAGGTGTTTTATTGGGAATGATCGGTGCAGGCTTAAGTAAAATTGTTTTTGGTTTGGGTAGAACACCTTGGGTTTGGATTCCGGCTCAATTTTGTTCGTCTTTAAATTTCCCTTTAAATGGGAGTTCGGATACTGCTATCTGGTTGGCAAAAGTACCACCAAATGTGCAAGGAAGAGTTTTTGCAGCGCGATCGCTAATTTTGCAGCTAGCTTCTGCGGTAGGCTATTTAATAGCAGGGCCTTTGGCAGATCGTGTTTTTACACCTGCATTGCAATCTGGAGGTTTTCTTGTCGGTATTTTGGGAGAATTATTTGGTACTGGTACTGGTGCGGGGATAGCACTTTTATATGTGATGTGTGCAGTGTGTATGTTGCTGGTTGGTTGGGCTGGGTTTTCTGTACGCGTGCTACGGGATGTAGAAACTATTGTGCCAGATCATCATCTCGAACACACATAG
- a CDS encoding ABC transporter ATP-binding protein: MKIGLQQYWNLLVEYLNPQKGRVVKFAIALFASIGLQILNPQILRYFIDTAVAGGSSQKLFLAALLFIGIALITQVISITATFYGENVAWTATNALRADLVEHCLKLDLSFHKCRTPGELVERIDGDVQNLSEFFSKFTVHILGNLLMILGVIVVLFYEDWRAGLAIFFFALIALLILIRLRGIAVPHWGSYRQVSAEFFGFVGEQLTGMEDIRANGAKNYVMHRFYKILRRWLPIFHKARFADTILWGTTNGVFTLGSIIALTVGAYLWSQQAITIGTVYLLYYYTTLLSEPIEQIRNQFEDLQQADASIYRITELLHIQSQLSAGGNKSIPHGALSIGFENVLFSYGENKPGNEDLILQDISFYLPPAQVLGLLGRTGSGKTTLARLLLRLYDPQSGSICLGGVPINRTPLTDLPKLVGLVTQDVQLFQTTVRNNLTFFNQYISDDRIHETLEMLGLSEWLHSLANGLDTILGADSSGLSAGQAQLLAFTRVFLKDPGLVILDEASSRLDPMTEKLIERAVDKLLIGRTGIIIAHRLATVERANQILILEKGRVAEYGQREELVKNPQSRFAQLLQAGLSDLLI; encoded by the coding sequence ATGAAAATAGGACTACAGCAATACTGGAACTTACTTGTAGAGTATCTAAATCCACAAAAGGGAAGAGTTGTAAAGTTTGCGATCGCCCTTTTTGCCAGCATCGGCTTACAAATACTCAACCCCCAAATTCTGCGTTACTTTATCGATACGGCTGTTGCTGGTGGCTCAAGTCAAAAATTATTCTTAGCTGCCTTACTGTTTATTGGTATAGCTTTAATCACACAAGTTATCTCTATTACTGCGACATTTTATGGCGAAAACGTTGCTTGGACAGCTACTAACGCTTTGCGTGCAGACTTAGTAGAGCATTGCTTGAAACTAGATTTATCTTTTCACAAATGCCGCACACCCGGCGAATTAGTTGAACGCATAGACGGTGATGTTCAGAATTTGTCTGAGTTTTTCTCTAAGTTCACTGTACATATCTTGGGCAATTTGCTCATGATTTTGGGTGTAATTGTGGTTCTTTTCTACGAAGATTGGCGAGCAGGTTTAGCTATTTTCTTTTTTGCTCTGATAGCTTTATTGATTCTGATTCGGTTGCGTGGTATTGCCGTTCCTCACTGGGGAAGCTATCGCCAAGTTAGCGCAGAGTTTTTTGGTTTTGTAGGTGAGCAGCTAACTGGCATGGAAGACATCCGAGCCAATGGAGCTAAAAATTATGTCATGCATCGCTTCTACAAAATTTTGCGACGCTGGTTACCTATATTTCATAAAGCCCGGTTTGCCGATACAATTCTTTGGGGTACGACTAACGGTGTCTTTACCTTAGGTAGTATCATCGCTTTAACGGTAGGTGCTTACCTATGGAGTCAACAGGCTATTACTATCGGTACAGTCTACCTTTTATATTACTACACCACTCTTTTGAGCGAACCGATTGAACAAATTCGCAACCAATTTGAAGACCTTCAGCAGGCAGATGCTAGTATTTACCGCATAACAGAGTTATTACACATTCAATCTCAATTAAGTGCAGGTGGAAATAAATCAATTCCTCATGGTGCGCTTTCTATCGGTTTTGAGAATGTTTTATTTAGCTATGGTGAAAACAAACCGGGAAATGAGGACTTAATTTTGCAAGATATCTCCTTCTATTTACCTCCTGCCCAAGTATTGGGATTATTGGGGCGTACTGGAAGTGGGAAAACGACTTTAGCGCGATTATTGCTGAGGTTATATGATCCACAATCTGGCTCCATTTGTTTGGGAGGTGTACCTATAAACCGAACTCCCTTAACAGATTTGCCAAAACTTGTAGGATTAGTCACTCAAGATGTACAACTCTTTCAAACCACAGTCCGTAATAATCTAACCTTTTTTAACCAATATATCAGCGACGATCGCATTCACGAAACCTTGGAAATGTTGGGATTGTCAGAATGGTTGCATTCATTAGCCAACGGTTTAGACACTATTTTGGGAGCAGACAGTAGTGGCTTATCGGCTGGGCAAGCGCAGTTACTAGCATTTACCCGTGTTTTTCTCAAAGATCCTGGCTTAGTGATTTTAGATGAAGCATCTTCCCGCCTAGATCCAATGACAGAAAAACTGATTGAAAGGGCTGTAGACAAGTTATTGATAGGACGTACTGGCATTATTATCGCCCATCGCTTGGCAACAGTAGAAAGAGCGAATCAAATCTTGATTTTAGAAAAAGGTCGAGTTGCTGAATACGGTCAACGGGAAGAATTAGTCAAAAATCCTCAATCACGCTTTGCCCAATTATTACAAGCTGGTTTAAGTGATTTATTAATTTAG
- a CDS encoding ferric iron reductase, giving the protein MPQKLNYSRECNLLEDIFTLAQRTLDSFYTDCIILTQPCDRAEVISLNDYLQPERLLSAWKASDIYQKSQDIRITASIWNKVYSWTTLPGILALMTWAGIGLDAGLDNVSFVLEDGEPKALWFHDLSQTVIYPQRSPIPIPTDYPGIIVNSVEALHQAVFTSLFQRNLAPMIERVHSLTKLSKKTMWGNAVNASHGQFAELSQCTSSEAIQTDYSVLYEQAYSSVMPGRNPLYNLVRTEQLNEPGLPATTTVRLTCCLYAFIPPYDEKCTNCPLMQPQERIAQIKKYMAEADSH; this is encoded by the coding sequence ATGCCACAAAAATTAAATTATAGTCGTGAGTGTAATCTTCTAGAAGATATATTTACTCTTGCTCAACGCACTTTAGATAGTTTCTATACAGACTGCATTATTTTGACTCAACCTTGCGATCGCGCTGAAGTTATCTCACTGAATGATTATCTACAACCAGAGAGACTTTTATCTGCTTGGAAAGCCAGCGACATATACCAAAAAAGCCAAGATATTCGCATTACAGCTTCTATCTGGAACAAAGTTTATAGTTGGACAACGTTACCAGGTATTTTAGCCTTGATGACTTGGGCGGGAATAGGGCTGGATGCTGGGCTTGACAATGTAAGTTTTGTTTTAGAAGACGGCGAACCTAAGGCGCTATGGTTTCACGATCTTAGTCAGACTGTAATTTATCCTCAGCGATCGCCTATTCCAATTCCCACAGACTACCCAGGCATCATAGTAAACAGCGTTGAAGCCCTACACCAAGCTGTCTTCACTAGCTTATTCCAGCGTAATCTAGCACCAATGATAGAGCGAGTTCACAGCTTAACCAAACTCTCCAAAAAAACCATGTGGGGCAATGCGGTTAATGCTTCCCATGGGCAGTTTGCCGAACTCAGCCAATGTACTAGCTCAGAAGCGATACAAACAGATTATTCAGTCTTGTATGAACAAGCCTACAGTTCAGTCATGCCGGGACGCAATCCCCTCTACAACTTGGTACGCACTGAACAACTTAACGAACCCGGTTTACCAGCCACAACCACAGTTAGACTCACCTGCTGCTTGTATGCTTTCATTCCCCCATACGATGAAAAGTGTACCAACTGTCCTCTGATGCAACCACAGGAACGAATTGCCCAAATTAAAAAATACATGGCAGAGGCTGACTCACACTGA
- a CDS encoding AraC family transcriptional regulator produces MTNILTEEQIDEIEQETLENLEVSYNTKGFDKIKKLSSSLYNSYYQVVEFRPGLSLEIFDENYYKQVSCKINHYDFYALTAKFYLAGNHRVICPGIKKDKENYRETVGNNYLFYLPDIEEIEQFFAGDRIYLIRIILDIDFLKSFINGLEYLPKQLQPFLERESPPLFHRPVGKITLAMQTALQQIINVPYQGMIQRMYLEGKVLELLALQFAQLLEAEGDKQPLINLKAGDVEKIYQARDILTKNYDHPPSLIDLAREVGINDNKLKYGFREVFGTTVFGYLRDYRLEIALKLLQEQKQNVRTVVNIIGYANQSHFAAAFKRKFGITPQDCRLGRKAV; encoded by the coding sequence ATGACAAATATCCTCACGGAAGAACAAATCGATGAAATTGAACAGGAAACTCTAGAAAATTTAGAGGTCTCATATAATACTAAAGGCTTTGACAAAATCAAGAAATTGTCCAGTAGTTTATATAACAGTTATTATCAAGTAGTTGAATTTCGTCCAGGATTAAGTCTAGAAATTTTTGATGAGAATTATTATAAGCAAGTAAGTTGTAAGATTAATCACTATGATTTTTATGCGCTGACAGCCAAATTTTATTTAGCTGGCAATCATAGAGTAATTTGCCCTGGAATCAAAAAGGACAAAGAAAATTATCGAGAAACAGTAGGGAATAACTACTTATTTTATCTACCAGATATTGAAGAGATTGAGCAATTTTTTGCAGGCGATCGCATTTATTTAATTAGAATTATTTTAGACATAGATTTCCTCAAATCCTTCATTAATGGGCTGGAGTATTTGCCAAAACAGTTGCAGCCTTTTTTGGAGAGGGAGTCTCCACCGCTTTTTCATCGTCCTGTAGGCAAAATTACACTGGCAATGCAGACAGCGTTACAGCAAATCATCAATGTACCTTATCAGGGGATGATACAAAGAATGTATCTCGAAGGTAAAGTACTAGAATTACTTGCTTTGCAGTTTGCCCAATTGCTAGAGGCTGAGGGAGATAAACAACCCTTAATCAATCTCAAAGCTGGTGATGTTGAGAAAATTTATCAAGCCAGAGATATTTTAACCAAAAACTACGATCATCCACCCTCATTAATTGACTTAGCTAGAGAAGTTGGTATCAATGACAACAAACTAAAGTATGGTTTTCGTGAAGTGTTTGGCACTACAGTATTTGGATATTTGCGTGATTATCGTCTAGAAATAGCGCTAAAGTTGCTACAAGAACAAAAGCAGAACGTAAGAACTGTAGTGAATATAATTGGTTATGCAAATCAAAGTCACTTTGCAGCCGCATTTAAGCGTAAATTTGGTATCACTCCTCAAGATTGTCGGTTAGGTAGAAAAGCTGTCTAA